From Methanobacterium petrolearium, a single genomic window includes:
- the thiD gene encoding bifunctional hydroxymethylpyrimidine kinase/phosphomethylpyrimidine kinase codes for MIALSVAGLDPSGGAGILADVKTFNALDVYPTAVVTALTAQNVQCVGRIKPVDPDFVAQQIDMILEAEKIHYAKTGMLHSPEIVKLVAEKVKEHDLKLVVDPVMVAGSGGNLSQEDLVDSFKKYLLPRAVLTTPNIYEAQQLSKMDINNEKDAYKVAKNLGKICPTVITGGHLKGRDIFYKDSLKIIEGEIFNSNNTHGSGCTYSAAVTAFMVKGNSLDESIRKASYFTKKAIEHGRYGTLNQFWRFNTH; via the coding sequence ATGATAGCACTTTCTGTTGCTGGTCTCGATCCATCGGGTGGAGCTGGGATCCTGGCAGATGTTAAAACATTCAATGCCCTGGATGTTTACCCCACTGCTGTGGTCACTGCACTCACTGCACAGAATGTCCAGTGTGTCGGCAGAATCAAACCAGTTGACCCTGATTTTGTTGCACAGCAAATAGACATGATTCTTGAAGCAGAAAAAATCCATTACGCCAAAACAGGGATGCTTCATTCACCAGAAATCGTTAAATTAGTTGCAGAGAAGGTTAAAGAACATGATCTAAAACTAGTGGTTGATCCAGTAATGGTTGCTGGTTCAGGAGGGAATCTATCCCAAGAAGATCTGGTGGATTCATTCAAAAAATATCTTCTACCTCGGGCAGTTTTAACCACACCCAACATATATGAGGCTCAACAACTGAGCAAAATGGATATTAATAACGAAAAGGATGCTTACAAAGTTGCAAAAAACCTGGGAAAGATCTGTCCAACTGTGATTACAGGAGGGCACTTAAAAGGGAGGGATATTTTTTATAAAGACTCACTTAAAATCATTGAAGGAGAAATTTTTAATAGTAACAACACCCATGGTTCTGGATGCACATATTCAGCAGCAGTAACGGCTTTCATGGTGAAAGGAAACTCCCTAGATGAGTCTATTAGAAAGGCATCTTATTTTACAAAAAAAGCCATTGAACATGGTAGATATGGTACTTTGAATCAATTCTGGAGATTCAATACACATTAA
- the cofC gene encoding 2-phospho-L-lactate guanylyltransferase, whose protein sequence is MKTTYAIIPVSRFSQAKTRLSPTLTPLERENLLKSMLKDVINTLKRNVDEIVVISSDKDVLDFVDGLNVLCLEEEGQTDLNGALMQAVDWCSHKAEQVLIVPSDVPLIRKSQTQEMVELSDKWPVIIAPAKGGGTNALLIPTQGIQMKFGDCSFFQHLKEAEKAGLHCYIYDSFYLSLDVNTAEDLGEIMIHGSGSQTQKYLKNIGLQVKSNHGTERLRVERT, encoded by the coding sequence ATGAAAACAACGTATGCAATTATCCCAGTTTCCAGGTTTTCCCAGGCAAAAACCAGACTTTCCCCAACCCTCACACCACTGGAGAGAGAAAACCTACTTAAATCAATGTTAAAAGATGTTATTAACACTTTAAAGAGAAATGTTGATGAAATTGTTGTTATAAGTTCGGATAAGGATGTTCTTGATTTTGTGGATGGTTTAAATGTGCTTTGCCTGGAAGAGGAGGGCCAGACCGATCTTAACGGTGCACTGATGCAGGCAGTTGACTGGTGTTCCCATAAAGCAGAACAGGTGTTAATTGTACCATCTGATGTGCCACTTATTCGCAAGAGCCAGACCCAGGAAATGGTTGAACTGTCAGATAAATGGCCAGTGATCATCGCCCCTGCTAAGGGTGGTGGAACCAATGCCCTTCTAATACCTACCCAGGGAATTCAAATGAAATTTGGGGACTGCAGTTTTTTCCAACACCTGAAAGAGGCTGAAAAGGCAGGATTGCATTGTTACATATATGACTCATTCTACCTTTCCCTGGATGTGAACACTGCAGAAGATCTGGGGGAGATCATGATCCATGGTTCTGGAAGCCAGACACAAAAATATCTCAAGAACATAGGTCTCCAGGTCAAATCCAACCATGGAACCGAGCGTTTAAGGGTTGAAAGAACATGA